The Pygocentrus nattereri isolate fPygNat1 chromosome 4, fPygNat1.pri, whole genome shotgun sequence genome includes a window with the following:
- the LOC108414576 gene encoding desmoglein-2-like has protein sequence MTVALKTADGSRRKKREWILPPTKLAENVDYTKKPYVAKIRSDKDLEGKPVEYSLTGHGADKEPFNLFVVNPKTGFVRITDILDREEISQYNLTGIARYIDGSLAEADIQLKIQVEDQNDNPPKFKLFQGSVTECSKIGTRVMRIRADDADEQGTINAKIAYSIVKQIPEGAGPMFSIDRDTGDIYVKEHTLDRETLDSYTLVVKGVDMDGAPNGNVGTGTVEIKVLDINDNVPTLEKDKYSGDIDEDAVDVVVMRIKALDKDLENTDNWLAHFEIVKGNEDELFTVETDPKTNEGILKLVKPVDYEKVKSLDLDLIISNVAPFINGTALALGLSIDLDGPERPGAGAGAGAGAGAGAGAGAGAGAGAGAGVGVGVGVGAGAGAGVGVDMDVGVDVGVDADVGVEAGAGAGAKPGVKPGMKPDTKPGAKPGIKPDTKPGTKPGTKPDSKPGTKPDKKPSPGGKSYPIKITVNNLPDGPGFAPLVKDFPVSEDPNLHVPMVIGSFPALDGDTGEVVENVRYAKGHDPDNWLVIDEETSEIKLVKMPDRESKSLVNGTYYAKILCMTQDVPPKTATGTIALKVQDSNDHCPRLTSNYESMCSDTKFVNVTAFDEDAYPNADPYKFVLIEEETHGVWEMVPVNGTTVSFHTKEMLWPGFYELTVEIFDVQGLGCKDKQKLQVEVCTCDKGGTCGPKTGRQHGSSASVGLPAIGPLIVGLALLMMVPLSLIFCQCGSTSEFTEVPSDATQYLISYHTEGKGEDKEMPLLSVPVMAEQSATAVAGNATSKASMLFSSQACGSALFSQDLNAGVMETDSMSGYQHNTFSAEHYGSTLYSASFRHKMHDIYEGISLPDYYLHDYFSLKASCAAENPPMKDSLLVYDYEGKGSDAGSVGCCSVLESDNDLEFLNDLGFKFMTLAEICHPPKPSLPPPKVEQIVQSVDTTIKSKSSVTTSTVHITESVPPPPQPPPQPLPQEQSMVTNVTKTINQSSDVSMMNTSQTLLVQQQPLYYLVEHQVPSTVILAERPTHGTYLINGAAGADGLILQGSNITQDTLEQQGMYLIDGASMLQGNIMLGSPNPTSPGSLTFPTILVQGGQGRQQVQSSLLLGLHPGKPENGPSEESK, from the exons ATGACTGTG GCACTGAAAACTGCAGATGGGTCCAGGCGAAAGAAGCGTGAGTGGATTCTCCCACCGACAAAACTTGCTGAGAATGTTGACTACACAAAGAAGCCATACGTTGCCAAA ATCCGGTCTGATAAAGATCTTGAAGGCAAGCCAGTGGAGTACAGCCTGACAGGACATGGTGCTGACAAGGAGCCATTTAACCTTTTTGTTGTCAACCCCAAAACGGGGTTTGTCAGAATCACAGACATACTGGACAGAGAGGAAATATCACAGTACAAC CTGACTGGGATAGCCAGGTACATAGACGGCAGTTTGGCAGAAGCAGACATACAGCTTAAAATACAGGTCGAAGATCAGAACGACAATCCACCAAAGTTCAAGCTATTCCAAGGATCTGTCACAGAATGCAGCAAAATAG GAACTCGTGTCATGAGGATTAGAgctgatgatgctgatgagCAGGGAACCATCAATGCAAAGATTGCATACAGTATAGTGAAGCAAATCCCAGAGGGAGCTGGTCCCATGTTCTCCATTGACAGAGACACTGGAGATATCTATGTGAAAGAGCACACCCTGGACAGAGAG ACACTTGACTCCTACACTTTAGTGGTGAAGGGTGTGGATATGGACGGCGCTCCAAACGGCAACGTAGGGACCGGTACAGTGGAGATTAAGGTTTTGGACATCAATGACAATGTTCCCACTCTTGAAAAAGACAAG TACTCTGGGGATATTGACGAGGATGCAGTTGATGTGGTTGTGATGAGAATCAAAGCTCTGGATAAAGACTTGGAGAACACTGATAACTGGCTGGCCCACTTTGAAATTGTGAAGGGTAATGAAGATGAACTCTTCACTGTAGAGACAGATCCTAAGACCAATGAGGGCATTTTAAAGCTGGTCAAG CCTGTGGATTATGAAAAGGTCAAGAGTCTGGATCTCGACCTGATCATTTCAAATGTAGCTCCTTTTATAAATGGAACTGCATTAGCACTGGGTTTGAGCATCGACTTGGATGGCCCTGAAAGACCTGGAGCCGGGGCTGGGGCTggggctggagctggagctggagctggagctggagctggggCTGGGGCTGGGGCTGGAGCAGGAGTCGGGGTAGGGGTTGGTGTAGGTGCAGGTGCAGGTGCAGGAGTTGGAGTAGATATGGATGTTGGGGTGGATGTAGGAGTAGATGCAGATGTTGGGGTAGAAGCAGGTGCTGGTGCAGGAGCTAAGCCTGGTGTTAAACCAGGAATGAAACCTGACACCAAACCAGGTGCCAAGCCTGGCATTAAACCGGATACCAAGCCTGGCACCAAACCAGGGACTAAACCAGACTCCAAACCAGGGACTAAACCAGACAAAAAGCCATCTCCAGGAGGAAAGAGCTACCCAAtcaaaatcactgtaaataacTTACCTGATGGCCCAGGCTTTGCGCCATTAGTAAAAGACTTTCCTGTGTCAGAGGACCCAAACTTACACGTTCCCATGGTGATTGGATCCTTTCCTGCTTTGGATGGTGACACTGGAGAAGTTGTTGAAAATGTCAG GTATGCTAAAGGACATGACCCAGACAACTGGCTAGTCATTGATGAGGAGACTTCAGAAATCAAACTTGTAAAGATGCCAGATCGAGAGTCAAAGTCACTGGTCAATGGAACCTACTATGCAAAGATCCTCTGCATGACCCAAG atGTGCCACCAAAGACAGCTACTGGGACGATAGCCCTAAAGGTGCAAGATTCAAATGACCACTGTCCCAGACTGACCAGCAACTACGAGAGCATGTGTTCTGACACTAAATTTGTAAACGTGACTGCATTTGATGAGGATGCCTATCCAAATGCAGACCCTTATAAATTTGTGCTGATAGAGGAGGAGACTCATGGAGTGTGGGAAATGGTTCCTGTAAATG GAACAACGGTGAGCTTCCATACCAAGGAGATGCTGTGGCCAGGCTTTTATGAGCTGACTGTGGAGATCTTTGACGTGCAGGGTTTGGGCTGTAAGGACAAGCAGAAACTTCAAGTGGAGGTGTGCACCTGTGATAAAGGTGGCACCTGCGGTCCCAAAACAGGCCGACAACATGGGTCCTCAGCCAGTGTGGGGCTTCCAGCCATCGGACCGCTCATAGTGGGTTTAGCTCTGCTCATGA TGGTTCCCTTAAGCCTGATATTCTGCCAGTGTGGGTCAACAAGTGAATTCACAGAGGTGCCCTCTGATGCTACACAATACCTTATCTCATACCACACTGAAGGCAAGGGGGAAGACAAG GAGATGCCTCTTCTCAGTGTTCCAGTTATGGCAGAACAAAGTGCTACAGCTGTGGCTGGTAATGCTACCAGCAAGGCCTCCATGTTGTTCAGTTCACAGGCCTGTGGCAGTGCACTGTTCAGTCAGGATCTAAATGCAGGGGTTATGGAGACTGACAGCATGTCTGGATACCAACACAACACTTTCTCAGCTGAACATTATGGGAGCACTCTATACTCTGCATCGTTCAGGCACAAGATGCATGACATATATGAAGGGATATCACTGCCGGATTACTATCTTCATGACTACTTCTCTCTG AAAGCGAGCTGTGCAGCTGAGAACCCCCCCATGAAGGACAGTCTGCTGGTGTACGACTATGAAGGCAAAGGCTCTGACGCTGGCTCCGTGGGCTGCTGCAGTGTCCTTGAGTCGGACAATGACCTAGAGTTTCTCAACGATTTGGGATTTAAATTCATGACTTTAGCAGAGATTTGTCATCCCCCCAAGCCTAGTCTACCACCACCCAAGGTTGAACAAATTGTCCAGTCAGTGGATACCACCATCAAAAGCAAGAGCTCTGTCACCACCAGTACAGTTCACATCACAGAATCTGTTCCACCTCCACCACAGCCTCCACCACAGCCTCTACCACAAGAGCAAAGCATGGTTACTAATGTTACCAAGACGATCAACCAATCAAGTGATGTTTCCATGATGAATACTAGTCAGACACTGcttgtgcagcagcagcctcTGTACTATTTGGTAGAACATCAAGTACCAAGCACTGTGATTCTTGCTGAGAGACCTACACATGGTACGTATCTAATAAATGGGGCAGCAGGAGCTGACGGGCTGATTCTTCAGGGCAGTAACATAACCCAGGATACTCTCGAACAACAAGGAATGTACCTGATTGATGGAGCTTCTATGCTACAAGGAAATATCATGTTAGGGAGTCCAAATCCTACCAGTCCAGGCAGCTTAACTTTTCCCACTATATTAGTACAGGGAGGGCAAGGCAGACAACAAGTGCAGAGTTCTCTTCTTCTAGGCCTTCATCCAGGGAAACCAGAGAATGGACCTAGTGAAGAGTCAAAATAA